The Engystomops pustulosus chromosome 9, aEngPut4.maternal, whole genome shotgun sequence genome includes a window with the following:
- the LOC140077357 gene encoding protein kinase C delta type-like, with product MDSEEEEIVRRRRRKKKRRPTSGPSADGQSGIEDEDFVFKRRRPKKRRTVPSSSDEEQKTPKKRSKKRKRRAPSSSSKKSSAPPDDEDVIVRRKGAKKRKFVLNSSPESTIKTEDQRVSDDSGVRPSCSRSTISDTIRQRLTFHHVLGQGNFGKVVLAEDTSNHQKYAVKIISKRSLLSTGNEADVLVEHRVLQLASGSPFLVRSDFAFQTKMLVLFGLEYMSCGDFQHLLQVTGRLTIPSATFYAAELVCGIQFLHSKGVIHRDLKPENILVAESGHIKISDFGLAIDNMLGDRTATEYAGTEGYVAPEMEAGEEYGAGVDWYSFGVILNEMLTSKCKYHPALYDASSSGAKDIIRKLLRKDPAKRLGVHRNIRSHRFFQHIDWVSVEALRMPPPHIPVPSTPPRRARPFNLVTMEAAEAIIGPLPEKDQAMFRGFSFVT from the exons ATGGATTCGGAGGAAGAGGAgatagtgaggaggaggaggagaaagaagaagagaagaccaaCCTCTGGCCCATCGGCTGATGGGCAGAGCGGGATAGAGGATGAAGATTTCGTCTTCAAGAGGAGAAGACCCAAGAAGCGACGCACCGTCCCGTCCTCATCTGATGAAGAACAGAAGACGCCTAAAAAGAGGagcaagaagaggaagaggagagcaCCTTCCAGCTCCTCCAAGAAGTCTTCTGCCCCACCAGATGATGAAGATGTCATTGTGCGCAGGAAAGGTGCCAAGAAGAGGAAATTCGTCTTAAACTCTTCACCTGAGTCTACAATCAAGACAGAAGACCAGAGAGTCTCAG ATGACAGCGGTGTCCGGCCATCCTGCTCTAGAAGCACAATCTCTGATACCATCAGACAGAGATTAACCTTCCATCATGTGCTCGGGCAAGGAAATTTTGGAAAGGTCGTCCTGGCAGAGGATACTTCTAACCATCAGAAGTACGCTGTTAAGATCATCAGCAAGAGATCCCTGCTCTCCACTGGCAATGAGGCGGATGTGTTGGTGGAGCACCGAGTCCTTCAGCTGGCATCTGGGAGCCCCTTCCTGGTCCGCAGTGACTTTGCATTCCAGACCAAGATGCTTGTTCTATTTGGGCTGGAATACATGAGCTGCGGGGACTTCCAACATCTCCTCCAGGTGACGGGGCGGCTTACCATCCCCAGCGCAACATTCTATGCCGCTGAGCTCGTGTGTGGCATCCAATTCCTCCACTCTAAGGGCGTCATCCACAGAGACCTCAAGCCCGAGAACATCCTGGTGGCTGAGTCGGGCCATATTAAGATCTCAGATTTCGGTCTCGCAATTGACAACATGCTTGGAGACCGCACAGCCACCGAATATGCTGGGACCGAAGGCTATGTGGCTCCTGAG ATGGAGGCTGGCGAGGAGTATGGCGCCGGAGTGGACTGGTATTCATTTGGTGTCATCTTAAATGAAATGCTTACCAGCAAGTGCAAATATCATCCTGCACTTTATGACGCATCGTCCTCCGGCGCCAAAGACATCATCAGAAAG CTCCTCCGGAAAGATCCCGCCAAGCGCTTAGGAGTCCACCGGAACATCCGTAGCCACCGGTTTTTCCAGCATATTGATTGGGTCTCTGTGGAAGCCCTTCGGATGCCCCCACCGCACATCCCTGTA CCATCTACACCTCCCCGCCGTGCCAGACCATTCAACCTGGTcacaatggaggcagcagaggccaTAATAGGACCCTTACCAGAGAAAGACCAGGCCATGTTTAGAGGGTTCTCCTTTGTCACCTGA